The sequence TGAATAGTATCAGTGTGAAACCAGACATTTCAAGGCCACAGTGACTGGAACGCTCTTAAACCCGGATGTCAGCTCTCCCACCAAAGAAAAGAGCGGGTGGACGATCGTTGGCTTCTACCAAGAGATGCTACGAAATCTCGACTCTTGCCTCTTTCGACTCTGCAAGGATACCAGCTGATGGAACAATGCAGCAAGGAGGTGGTCTAAGAGAGACATTAATTGAATTAAACTGAGACTGAGGAATTTTATCCCATTCCCTTATCCCCAAGGGATCAATCAGTACTAACATGATAGAGGCAGTCGAGGCACAGTCCGACTGGGCTCTTCCAATGTAACAGCAACGTGTTCCCTCGTCATGCAATTCGCCACAAATAGAGCCATTGATCCTGTCGATTATCTCTACGTCGACTTGCTGCCTTGCATCGTCGAAATTGCACAACCCTACGAGGtagaaataagcttattctCACGATCCTTATGCTTAATGTATACTTTTCTCAAGGGAGACGTGAGACATTAAGTCGAGGGGAACGCTGTCCTAACCATGTAAGGGAGGGGATAAGCAACACTAGCCCATATCGCTAACTGGATCGGAACGCAAGGGAGGCCACAATATGGCAAGGGAGTCTTTTGGATTGCAAAGGGGCAGATTGGAACGCGACTTTAGTACGGAGCAAAATCTGCTATCGCGCTGCTCATAGGAGAGATATCGGGCATCTGGGTACATGGCGCTTTGCCTCTCGGTGATCTAGTCAGCCACGATGGCAAAAATCTCGGTTTTAAGACGATACTGGCTTCCAAATAACCGATGCCGCCACACCACAGGATTATCAGGGGGATCAAGGTAGAGTATATATGTATTTTGGGTGCAGCAGCCGAAACCTGCATCTCTCCCTACCCGCATTCTCGGCAACTCTTGGTTTTCTTGGTTTCTTGGTTTCTTGGTTTTTTCCACTTTTCTTCGGCCTTTCTCTCGTCTGGCATCATGAGCCAGTCAGCATACACGGCCCTTCCACGGCAAGAGATCGAGATTGACCATGCAACCAATGCAATCGGCAGCGTTTCTTCTCGATCGAGCCTCGATTCCCTcgtgctgccgccgcctcttcctcccagcCCTTGGAAAGTAGCCGCCATCAAGCTTCAGCACATCTTGACACCCAGTTTTCTACAACAAGATGCCTCTGCGGAAGAACGGCCAAGCCAATCTGGCACACGCCAAGCTGGAAGTAGTCGGATCAGTACCGATTGGCTAGATGGGCTTCGCGGTGTGGCCTCGTTCTTCGTCTTTCTCTTCCACCACACAATGTATGGACACCCTGACCTCCTGTGGGCATATGGCGGTCCTGGAGAGAACAAACGTCTGCTTATACAGCTGCCCTTCATACGACTCATTGTCCACGGCCGCGCAATGGTGGCAATATTTTTCGTCATTTCCGGATATGCCCTGTCGTTCTCGCCTTTGAAGTTCATACACAAGCAAGACCACGGTACACTCTTGAAGAGATTGTCATCATCAGTCTTTCGCCGCGGCATGCGACTGGCTATTCCCAGCTTTACTTCGCTCTTTCTTCATTACCTAGCCCATCTCTCGAATATCTCCCCAAAGAGACACAAAGGGGCAACATTTCGGTCCGACACGAAGGCCCTGTTACATGATATTGATCGGATCGTGAATCCATTCACATTGGTAACTAGCAACGGCGGATTTCACTTCAACGGACACCTTTGGACAATCCCGATCGAATTCCGCGGATCAATAATCCTATTCGTAACTATCTTGGGCCTTGCGCAATGCAGATCCTGGGTTCGAATGGTAACTGTGGCTTCCCTATGTGTCTACTTCATGGCAAAAGAACAATGGGCCATGGCCTTGTTCCTGGCAGGGATTGTCGTGGCAGAAAGCAATCTCTTGTTGCTCTCTGAGCccgccagcagcagcgaaACAGACACGACCTGGACTGAAGATTTCGACATGGAGAAGGCCCATGGTATGATGCCATGGTATCGAAGGGTCAGCAGTAAGGTCAGGACAGCTGGCCTgatcttcatcttgatcttAGGGCTGTACATTCTTTCGTACCCGAGCAGGGGAGCAGCTGCTACTCCAggatggatgtggatggcgAGTTTCTTCAAGAAAAACCCGGCTTACGGAATGAATGTATGGTTATCGATCGGAGCAACCACTGTTGTCTCGGCTATCAGCTTCATCAAGGGGTGCCAAGGGGTCCTGGAGACACGGCCAATCCGGTACCTGGGCAAGATATCGTTCGCCCTGTACCTGGTACATGGTCTCGGAAACCAGTTGATTGGGAAGCCTCTGATAGATTTCATGTGGAACAACTTCACTGGCACAGAGCCGGGGTTCTGGAAGGAATTTGCATGGTTGTCTGCGATTGCCATTTAcatccccatcctcatctgGATTGCCGATATCTTTTGGAGGCTGGTGGACGCACCTTCAGTCACTTTTGCAAAGATGGTTGAGGGCAAATGTTTTGCTTAATGTTAATGATCTGGGTTATGCATCTTGGGTTTGGCGTGGCGGAACTAGACATTTCTTTCGTTTGACGattttccttttctttctACTCTTTTCAATTGAGATTTCCCTGGTTAGATTCTTGGGGTGTGCACTCTATTAGCAAATTAGCTCGTTCCTGACCAAGCTCTGGGAACGTGAAATAGGTATGGCGGCTTTGTGATTATGAATTTGTATGAGTTCAGTGTGTCAGACTCACTTCTTCGTCCCTCAAAGAAGGCAAACCTTCTTCAGTGCGGAATAGGTAAGATAAAGCACCTGGGTTTCGTCCCCGCCTGGTTTTCGCATGCCTGTCAAAACCAGGGATCTCTATGGAACAATACCTCTGCATGGAGGCGGGATATAAAGATCTCTCCAATTAGAGATTCACTTTTCGACAGGCATGTGAAAACCAGGGGGGACGAAATCCAGGTGCTCTATCTTACGGCGAGGCTTACATTCTATCAATGAGTTCCAGCCTCGAGCGGAGGTTGGGGCCGGCTCTGAAAGAATGGGCTGTTGAAAAAAGCATGTCATATTTCCGCATTCCAGCCGTTTTCCCATGCTGTGATCTTATAGGGTATCTTGGTTCTTCAGGTCTCACAACATGTAGGCTTTCTGTCCTCATGTGTGGGAAACTTAGAGATGGGTGCCGCAAGAGATTGTCTCGGCAAAGCGAACAGTTCAAAGTTATCATTGATTGCCTTTGGAACTCAAGATACTTTTGTACGCAAACGGTCTCTGCCACAAAACTTTCTATCGTTCTGCATGTGACAGTGCTACCTGAGGGCTACGGGACATTCTTCTACCTACGCCACGTGGGTCTAACGGGTGACCGCTCTCTGCTTCCTCGtttctcaagctcaaggcatGTTAGTACCTTCATGTGTTCCTTCGAGAAAAGCCAAATCGTATATCAGCTTGACCACATCAAACTGCGTGGTGTAGGCTTCAACAGAACCCCACCAAGATCTGCCGATGCCGATATTAGTGATTCTCACGTCATAGACATCAACAATCTCTCCAATACCGTTGCAGATCGACGCGTCAGCTGTATCGAGTTAAGTAAGGAGCTCGGCAATGGCCTTCGGCAGCAACACAATCACTTCCCCCCCCTGCTTCCATCCGTCTTTGGCAACCCGAGGAACTGAGGCTGGCTGACTGTTGATGCGAGTAAGCGGAGGTATTGCTTGCCTACGCGGGACGGCACGACGCGGCTAGCTAGCCTGGAACAATTTCGACAAAAACGTATCCCTTGCTCCCATCACGCGAAGCGTGTCAACGAATAGCATTCGTCTTGGAGAGGGGAAAGACAAAAGTGGCATGGGCTAGAGCCCGTTTCGGTGCGGCTGACGGCAGGGGTGAAAGTCTGCTCGAACTGCGCTATCGTTGAAGGCTTgcatatatctaataattcCAGTTAGGTTCATACCAGCTCCACCAAATGGCTGTAATCTGTGCCTCGGATTCGACCTGTCTGCTACTGATAGTCGCAACAAGACATCCTTAAGGCATGTGCATCACGTTTGACCTTGGTGTGACTTATCACATTGTCCGTACGCAGCTGAACACGGAGACAAATGAGGGGGGAATTCAATTGCGAGAACATGTAAGAGAAGAAACGACAGCCCCCAAGATCTGGGGCCTCTCTCCTTTCCTACTCATCCTTCAAGCCCTTCGTACTTGTCCAGACATCTCGAGAGAAAATCCCTTGAAAACCACCCAACATGGGGCTCTACGAGGCTTGTAGAGCATTCATCCTTTGCGTTACCACATTCTTTTCCATACCGCTCGGTCAACATGAAGACTCCCAGCAACCCATCTTCTCCATTGACCAAAACCTTCCTCACTATCCCAAGTTTCCAGCACCTCATGGCCCAGATACGGTCAAGAATTTCACTTGCAGGTATCCAGATCTTGAAGATGAGTGGGTGTCATGCTCGACGGAGTACAACCGCAAATGCTGGCTCAGAAATAAAATCACTGGGCAAGAATACAACATAACAACAGACTATGAGAATATTGCCCCACCAGGGGTCTTGAGAGAAGTAAGCAGATCCGATCACCATGGCCATCGCTTCTTATCTGACCGCGATGTCAATAGTACTATCTTGTGGTTGACAACAAGACTATTGACGGAGACGGCGTACTCAACCATGAAGGCAAGGTCTTCAACCAAACCTACCCCGGCCCCTGGATCCAGGCATGCTGGGGAGACACTATCAGAGTCACCGTCACGAACAAGCTCAAGTACAACGGTACTACGATCCACTGGCACGGACTCAGACAGAAGGACACAATGGAGATGGACGGCGTCAATGGCGTCACCCAGTGCCCAATCGCTCCAAACGACACATTCACCTACGAGTTTCGCGCTCTCCAGTA comes from Fusarium falciforme chromosome 11, complete sequence and encodes:
- a CDS encoding Acyl-transf-3 domain-containing protein, with translation MSQSAYTALPRQEIEIDHATNAIGSVSSRSSLDSLVLPPPLPPSPWKVAAIKLQHILTPSFLQQDASAEERPSQSGTRQAGSSRISTDWLDGLRGVASFFVFLFHHTMYGHPDLLWAYGGPGENKRLLIQLPFIRLIVHGRAMVAIFFVISGYALSFSPLKFIHKQDHGTLLKRLSSSVFRRGMRLAIPSFTSLFLHYLAHLSNISPKRHKGATFRSDTKALLHDIDRIVNPFTLVTSNGGFHFNGHLWTIPIEFRGSIILFVTILGLAQCRSWVRMVTVASLCVYFMAKEQWAMALFLAGIVVAESNLLLLSEPASSSETDTTWTEDFDMEKAHGMMPWYRRVSSKVRTAGLIFILILGLYILSYPSRGAAATPGWMWMASFFKKNPAYGMNVWLSIGATTVVSAISFIKGCQGVLETRPIRYLGKISFALYLVHGLGNQLIGKPLIDFMWNNFTGTEPGFWKEFAWLSAIAIYIPILIWIADIFWRLVDAPSVTFAKMVEGKCFA